The genome window TCATCATGGTGAACTATGAACCTGATCGCGGGAGCGCGCCCTTCTTTAATAAAACTATTTTTCTCGTCTTCAGTAAGAAACCTGCACCTGCCGTCATACTGCGGTATTTTCCCCTCTTTCAGCGCCTGTTCTTTCTTGTCCGCCAACTCTTCATCCGTGCAGTAACAATAATAGGCCTTGTTTTCTTCGATAAGCCTGAGGGCGTATTTATTATAAATATCCAGGCGTTCAGACTGCCTGTAGGGTGCGTGCGGCCCTCCGATATCCGGGCCTTCGTCCCAGTTGAGATTTAGCCATTTTAAGTCTTCAAGCAGGGTTGTTTCAGACTCTTTGGTTGAACGTGCCGCATCGGTATCTTCAATCCTGAGTATGAATGTGCCGCCCTGGCTCCTCGCGAAAAGCCAGTTATAAAGGGCAGTCCGGACGCCGCCGACATGAAGATGCCCTGTCGGGCTTGGCGCGAACCGGACTCTTATTTTATTATCGGACATAGCACAGATAATACCATATTTTTTGATAAGTTCAATATGTTTTCTGTTTCGATTTAAGTTTTTCATTTAACGGTTCACGAATAACACGAACAATAAGATTTGCTTTATTTATTAAAAAATAGGATAATATAAAAAATGCCGGCTGACTTGAAATTAAAAGTTAAACCAGAGGATTTTACCGTGGAAGAATTGGCATCGCTGCCCTTTAAAGATAGCGGCCAATATTCGGTTTTCCGTCTAACAAAAAAAGGATGGAACACGGTTGAGCTTTTGAGGAAAATATCAAGGGATTTAAAAATTCCCTATAAAAATTTTTCATACGGCGGGAGAAAAGACAGGCACGCTTTAACCTCGCAATATATTACCATAAAAAATTGCGATAAGATTGCGTTAAAAGAAGACAATTATTCACTGGAATTTGAGGGGTTTACGGCCCGGCCGATGGGGCCGGATATGATAGAGGGAAATAAATTTGAGGTTGCGGTAAGAAAGTTAAACGGAGAAGAGATAAAGAGCGCGGAAAAGGAGATACTGAAAGTTACAAAATACGGGTATCCGAATTATTTTGACGACCAGAGATTCGGCAGTTTTGATAAAGATCAGGGTTTTATCGCGGAAAAAATTCTGAAAAAGCATTATAACGGAGCGTTAAAAATATATCTGACCAGTATTTATTCCGGAGACAAAAAAGATGAAAAGGAAAGAAAGCAATTCCTTTTTGAAAATTGGAAAAACTGGGAAATATGTTTAAATAATGCGAAAACGGATTTTGAAGAAACCGCGTTTGAATCATTATTAAAAACAGCGAAAGGTTTTTTGCCGTTAATAAAGCTTATACCGGGTGAAGAAATGTCGATGTTTATTTCCGCGTACCAGTCTCATCTCTGGAATGAACTTGCCGGGGAAATAATATCGCAGAAAACCGGGCAATTTTCAATCTATAAAGGGGCGGTTTCCGATTATATTTTTTACGGCAGTTTGGAAGAAAAAGATTTTAAATACCTGGAAGAATTATACCTCCCCGCGCCTGACAGCAGGGTAAAGATGCCCGATGAATTGTCCCTGTCTGTTTATAACGGTATTTTAGAGGATAACGGGCTGAAACCTTCTGTTTTCGGTAAGATGAAGATTAGTCAGGCGTTTTTCAAGTCATTTAAAAGAAAGGCGATAATCATTCCAGGAAAGTTTTCATTTACGGTTTTAGACGATGAAATATACAAGGGAAAACAAAAGCTGGTTTTAAAATTTACCCTCCCGCGGGGAAGTTACGGGACAATGCTTATTAAAAGATTGTTCAGTGTAGTTAAGGCAAAAATATGAGTTTTGATTTAAATGGGAAAAATAATATTTCTTTTTCTAGTATTTTAAAAAAACATTTTGCCGGCAATAAGTTAAACAGCGATAATAGGTTGGTAGAAAGGTTGGTTGTAAAATTGGCCGAAAGCCAGAGGAAAATACTCGAATTTGTAAGGATGGAGCCATATATTACGATAAAAGAACTTTCACAAAAAATAGGCATAAGCACGACCGCGGTGGATAAAAACATTGTTTTGTTGAAAAAAAAGGGTATGCTTAAACGTATAGGGCCGGATAAGGGAGGCCGGTGGGCTGAGACAAAGAGGAAAAAGGGATAAAAAAATATAAAAAGTAGAAAAAATGTTAATTGAAAAAATCAATAGCGATTTGGTTGAGTCAATGAAGGCAAAGAACGTTATCAGGACGGAAACCCTGCGTATGGTGAAATCCGCCCTGAATTACCTTAAAATTGAGAAAAAGAAAGAAACGCTCACTGATGAAGACGTCCTTGCGGTAATATCAAAACAGGTAAAACAACGCAAGGAATCCATTGAAAGTTTTGAAAAAGGGGGACGGGCGGAACTGGCAGATAAAGAAAAAAAGGAGCTGGCTGTGCTGGAAGGTTACCTGCCTAAACAATTAAGTAATGAGGAAATAAGAAAGATGGTCATAGAAACAATTAAAGAAACAAATGCGGCCGGTAAAAAAGATTTCGGAAAGGTCATGAAAGCGCTTTCCGCGAAGCTGAAAAACCAGGCAGACGGGAAAATGGTAAGTCAGATAGCCGGGGAAGAATTAAACAAAATAGAAAACGCTGGAAAATAACAAGGGGTCATGACCCCTTGTTTTACCGGAAAAACATGGATTATGCGGATATTAATTATTAACAGAGGATCTTCAACTCTCAAGTTTACCCTGTTTGATATGTATGACGCGGGGGCACGGCCTGCCGTTCCCTTATTATATGGAAATATTGACAGGTTAGGTTCAGCTTCGGCGCCCTTTCGTATAAAAGACAGCAAAGGCAAAAACATATTAAATCAAATCCTGAAAAATAAAAATTCCATCCAAACCATTAGGTTCTTCCTGGATTGGATGAAAAAATATTTTTCAGGCAAAAATCCGGCCGCTGTCGGGCACAGGATCGTGCATGGAGGAGCGAAACTTAATAAACCCTGTATCATCACGCCTGAAATTATTGATTATTTGAACAATTTGGCCTATTTCGCGACTGAGCATTTGCCTGTGGAAATAGAAGTTGTCAACGAAATTAAGAAAACATTCCCCGGTGTCCCGCAAATAGCGTGTTTTGATACCGCCTTTCATTATAATAAACCTGGTATTGCGAAACTAACGCCTTTGCCGAGGTACCTCTCAAAAGAGGGTGTTATCCGGTATGGCTTTCACGGATTATCTTATGAATACATTATAAGTGAATTGGGAAATACTGCCGGAACAGAAACCGCGAATGGCCGTATAATTATAGCTCATCTTGGAAACGGCTCGAGCATGTCCGCGGTTAAAAACGGCAAATGCGTTGAAACAACCATGGGTTTTACGCCTACGGGGGGGCTTATGATGGGGACCCGGTGCGGCGATATCGACCCCGGTTTTATATTTTATCTCCTTGAACAGAAAAAAATGCCGGTTTCCGAGGTTAAAAATATTTTAACTAAAAAATCCGGGCTTCTGGGCGTGTCGGAAATAAGTTCAGACATGGAAACTCTTTTGAAAACCGGAAAAAATAATCCTTTTGCCGGAGAGGCTATAGATCTTTATTGTTACACCGCGAAAAAATTCATCGGCGCGCTGGCTTCAACTCTTGGAGGGCTGGATACGCTGGTTTTTACGGCGGGAATAGGCGAGAACGCGCCTTCAATACGCGAAAGAATATGTGAAAATATGGAATATCTGGGGATTAACATTGACCCTGGAAAAAATAATAACAATGAGGCTGTTATATCTAAAAGAAAGAGTCATGTTACGGTTCGTGTTATGAAAACCAATGAAGCTCTGATGATAGCGAGGCATACGAAGAATGTGCTGACAAATAAGTAAAGTTTATTTTTTTATGATATAATAAACAGTGTAGATATAAAAAGTATTTTACAGAAAGGAGGAGGAGTTTATGTGGCAGCTTAAACAAATGGAAAGGCTTTATGAAGTTGAACCAAAGATAGTCAACAAGGCGCTTGATGAATTGTTTAAAGTGGATTTGGCTTTGCGTGAAAAGATTGTTATAGGCGCGTATATCGATGGTGATATAAATTTTGGCAAGACTGCTGAATTATTGGATATTCATCCTGTAAAATTAAGAGGGCTATTTTTATCAAAAGGAATTCCCGTAAAAATTGGTGCTGAGTCAAAAGAAGACCTTATTGCTGAAGGAATAGCGGCGAAGGGAATACGGGAAAGCAGGAAATGATTCTTATTGATAATACAGTTTTATCCAATTTTGCGTTAGCTGAAGAAATGCAACTTCTTGAAAATTATTGCAAAGGAAAAGGAGCTACTTCAAAAGAAGTTCTTGCTGAATTTGAAAGAGGCGTAAACGAAGGAATATTTAGACGTTTTCGCTTATCATCTTTTGTGCTTAAGGTTCTAATTTTACTTTATATTCCATTTTACGTAAACTGTTTTTCTGAAGATTTATTACTTCCAGACACCTGATCCAGCCGTCCAAATTTTATTTATTTCACTTTCCTTTTTAACTGAAATTACTATCGGTTCCAAAAACACAGTGATTTTCTCCATTATTTCATTAAAATTTTTGTTTACACCTTCAAGCCGTAATTTACGGAGGAAAGCAATCCATTGTTTCTGCTTTTCTTTGTCTCTGTGAAATTCTTCTTTGAAAATTAGAATATTTTCAGGTAGAGGAGTTTTTCTTTTATGGAAAGTAGATTCAATTGCCTTTTTAAGTTTATTGCTTTGAAAATTATGGGAAACAGAAAGAGTATAGACATCATAGAAATCTTTCATCCGGATGTTAACCATTGCCAGCTTGATCATGGCCTCGAATTTCTCAGAGATAACGCTTTCAATCGAATAAGTCTTCATCTTCGGCGGATTATCATCCAATAGCAATACAGGAAACTCCATTTCCATAGCATGTGGAATAATTATATCTCCAAAACCAATATCCATTTGTAATCTTTTTCTTGCCTGGCCGAGTATTGCATCTACTTTAAGCCGTATCCCCTCATAATCAGCATCTTCTTTTATTAGTTCTGAAGTAATTGAAGAAGAAATAAATTCAACACCGTCATCGCAAGGTATCGAAACAATGTTTCTCCATATATGTTCAAGTTCAACAGGGTCATTTTTTATTTCTTTTGCCAGAAAATCAATATCTTTAGTTGGACGGCATCTCGGCATATCTAAACAGAGTAAAAGCAATCCGCCTTTTAAGACAAAACGGCTGGAAAATTCGGAAATTGCAAGGCGATAGAGAAACCTTTCCTGAAAATATCGCAATAGAATAGCATCAAAATCTACCTTTTCAATTCTTGCAATATTCATTAGTTTTGCCCGTATGGAGGCAGATTTATTTTTAATTTCTTTTTTCACGTTTTTTTCTATATCATAGCATTAAGCCAGGTCTGCATCAGCGGTTTAACACGGCATATTTCGGCATATTTGAGCAGTTTTTCGAGATTGCGATTCTTGCGCTTGAGATATTCTGACAGCCCTTCTTTAGCCATATCAAGCCCCAGTTTATTTCGGTATCGAAAACAATCACATATAATTTTTTCCGGGCAATAAATACGAATTTTGTTATCATTGATCTTTATTTCATTAATACCTGCTTCAAACTGTTTTTTTGAGAAAAAATAAAATTCTACAGGCGGATACTCGATTTTCGGCCTTCTAAAACCACGGCAAACGGCCATTGATATAATTGAAGGATTGAAAGTAGTCAGTTCATAATAAGATAGAGCAGAAAGAAGACATATAACTCCGTCCGGAACAGCACGGGCAAGATCGATAAAACTCTGGTTAGAAATAAGAGGAATTTCAGATAGCCGGTAGAGCCCGCTTTTTACCCGCATTATCCGCCCTTCATCCTTCATCCTTTTTATATCACGGCGGTGAATTCCCGCGTCCAGAATATCTTTTGTTTTGGAAAACCCATTTTGTTTATTAAATATTTTATAAAATCTATCATATTTATTATTCATAAAACCTCTCTGGACAAATATGTATACATATTATAATAAATGTAAACGTATTTGTCCAGCAGATTTAAGAGGTAAAATCTCTTGCTTTAAATGTCAAAAAATACTAATATAACAATATTGGGCGATTCATGAATCGCCCCTACAAATATTATGGAGGCCAATCCTATGGGAACATTATCAAAAGACGAACTAAGAAAAATCAATATGTACTGGCAGGCGGCCAATTATCTTTCGGTCGGGCAGATCTATTTATTGGATAATCCATTACTTAAAAAACCTTTAACAATTGAACATATTAAGCCGCGGCTTCTTGGGCACTGGGGAACGACTCCGGGGCTTAATTTCATTTACGCGCATTTGAACAGGATAATAAAAAAACGCGATTTAAATATTATTTATATTACCGGCCCGGGCCACGGCGGGCCGGGGCTTGTGGCAAATACTTATCTCGAGGGGACATACAGCGGGATTTACCCGGATATTTCACAGGATGAAGAAGGCATGAAAAAGCTCTTTAAACAGTTTTCTTTCCCGGGCGGGGTCCCAAGCCATACGGGGCCGGAAACCCCGGGTTCAATCCATGAAGGCGGGGAACTGGGATATTCAATTTCTCACGCGTTTGGCGCTGTTTTTGATAACCCGGATTTAACAGCGGTCTGTGTGGTAGGTGACGGCGAAGCTGAAACAGGACCCCTGGCCGCGGCATGGCATTCAAATAAATTTTTAAATCCTGTTTCCGACGGGGCGGTTTTGCCTATCCTTCATCTTAACGGGTATAAAATCGCAAATCCGACAATACTTTCCAGGATAAGCGGTGAAGAGCTTGAATGTCTTTTCAGGGGTTATGGTTATCATCCTTATTTTGTTGAAGGTGATAAACCTGAGGCCATGCATCAATTAATGGCGGAAACTCTCGAGAAAATTTTTGATGAAATAAAATCCATCCGTGATGAAGCGGGGAAAAAAGGTTTGTGTAAACGGCCGTTATGGCCAATGATTATACTGCGAACACCGAAAGGATGGACAGGGCCCAAAGAAGTTGACGGATTAAAGACCGAGGGTTCATGGCGTTCTCACCAGGTGCCGATGTCTGAAATGGATTCAAAACCGGAGCATATAAAGATATTGGAAAACTGGATGAAAAGTTATGAGCCTGAGAGGCTTTTTGACAAAAATGGGAAATTAATCGATGAATTAGCGGAATTATCCCCGGGAGGGAACCGCCGTATGGGTGCGAACCCGCATACTAACGGCGGGTTGCTTTTAAAGGATTTAAAAATGCCGGATTTCAGGGAATACGCTGTTCCG of bacterium contains these proteins:
- the truD gene encoding tRNA pseudouridine(13) synthase TruD, with the translated sequence MPADLKLKVKPEDFTVEELASLPFKDSGQYSVFRLTKKGWNTVELLRKISRDLKIPYKNFSYGGRKDRHALTSQYITIKNCDKIALKEDNYSLEFEGFTARPMGPDMIEGNKFEVAVRKLNGEEIKSAEKEILKVTKYGYPNYFDDQRFGSFDKDQGFIAEKILKKHYNGALKIYLTSIYSGDKKDEKERKQFLFENWKNWEICLNNAKTDFEETAFESLLKTAKGFLPLIKLIPGEEMSMFISAYQSHLWNELAGEIISQKTGQFSIYKGAVSDYIFYGSLEEKDFKYLEELYLPAPDSRVKMPDELSLSVYNGILEDNGLKPSVFGKMKISQAFFKSFKRKAIIIPGKFSFTVLDDEIYKGKQKLVLKFTLPRGSYGTMLIKRLFSVVKAKI
- a CDS encoding HTH domain-containing protein, producing the protein MSFDLNGKNNISFSSILKKHFAGNKLNSDNRLVERLVVKLAESQRKILEFVRMEPYITIKELSQKIGISTTAVDKNIVLLKKKGMLKRIGPDKGGRWAETKRKKG
- a CDS encoding GatB/YqeY domain-containing protein; translation: MLIEKINSDLVESMKAKNVIRTETLRMVKSALNYLKIEKKKETLTDEDVLAVISKQVKQRKESIESFEKGGRAELADKEKKELAVLEGYLPKQLSNEEIRKMVIETIKETNAAGKKDFGKVMKALSAKLKNQADGKMVSQIAGEELNKIENAGK
- a CDS encoding acetate/propionate family kinase yields the protein MRILIINRGSSTLKFTLFDMYDAGARPAVPLLYGNIDRLGSASAPFRIKDSKGKNILNQILKNKNSIQTIRFFLDWMKKYFSGKNPAAVGHRIVHGGAKLNKPCIITPEIIDYLNNLAYFATEHLPVEIEVVNEIKKTFPGVPQIACFDTAFHYNKPGIAKLTPLPRYLSKEGVIRYGFHGLSYEYIISELGNTAGTETANGRIIIAHLGNGSSMSAVKNGKCVETTMGFTPTGGLMMGTRCGDIDPGFIFYLLEQKKMPVSEVKNILTKKSGLLGVSEISSDMETLLKTGKNNPFAGEAIDLYCYTAKKFIGALASTLGGLDTLVFTAGIGENAPSIRERICENMEYLGINIDPGKNNNNEAVISKRKSHVTVRVMKTNEALMIARHTKNVLTNK
- a CDS encoding UPF0175 family protein, with the translated sequence MWQLKQMERLYEVEPKIVNKALDELFKVDLALREKIVIGAYIDGDINFGKTAELLDIHPVKLRGLFLSKGIPVKIGAESKEDLIAEGIAAKGIRESRK
- a CDS encoding nucleotidyl transferase AbiEii/AbiGii toxin family protein encodes the protein MKKEIKNKSASIRAKLMNIARIEKVDFDAILLRYFQERFLYRLAISEFSSRFVLKGGLLLLCLDMPRCRPTKDIDFLAKEIKNDPVELEHIWRNIVSIPCDDGVEFISSSITSELIKEDADYEGIRLKVDAILGQARKRLQMDIGFGDIIIPHAMEMEFPVLLLDDNPPKMKTYSIESVISEKFEAMIKLAMVNIRMKDFYDVYTLSVSHNFQSNKLKKAIESTFHKRKTPLPENILIFKEEFHRDKEKQKQWIAFLRKLRLEGVNKNFNEIMEKITVFLEPIVISVKKESEINKIWTAGSGVWK
- a CDS encoding type IV toxin-antitoxin system AbiEi family antitoxin domain-containing protein, which encodes MNNKYDRFYKIFNKQNGFSKTKDILDAGIHRRDIKRMKDEGRIMRVKSGLYRLSEIPLISNQSFIDLARAVPDGVICLLSALSYYELTTFNPSIISMAVCRGFRRPKIEYPPVEFYFFSKKQFEAGINEIKINDNKIRIYCPEKIICDCFRYRNKLGLDMAKEGLSEYLKRKNRNLEKLLKYAEICRVKPLMQTWLNAMI